In Gorilla gorilla gorilla isolate KB3781 chromosome 12, NHGRI_mGorGor1-v2.1_pri, whole genome shotgun sequence, the following are encoded in one genomic region:
- the ID2 gene encoding DNA-binding protein inhibitor ID-2, whose translation MLSIFPHALPPMGCSELWLPPYGAEVARVAVILELPTAPRCAGLGLGTPPRQGSRRALGIRIKNAHLGAQGLPPSPSSFPSPFPSPIFPSLPPLPPLACLLPAPRPPLPAPRPPLPAPRPPLPAPCSPLLAPRQPRTYCTVLYLPPQLGSRPAHPAGIGCERGRTKPTPRARAHQWKRPLVLIDVPPSANGDEGKPERVAPASANKSRPAGLGLHSEPSPVPSAASSAGGSGGLSFRAASSLPVSPSLAVSMKAFSPVRSVRKNSLSDHSLGISRSKTPVDDPMSLLYNMNDCYSKLKELVPSIPQNKKVSKMEILQHVIDYILDLQIALDSHPTIVSLHHQRPGQNQASRTPLTTLNTDISILSLQASEFPSELMSNDSKALCG comes from the exons ATGCTTTCTATCTTTCCCCACGCTCTCCCTCCGAtgggttgcagtgaactgtggcTTCCCCCCTACGGTGCTGAAGTCGCCCGTGTAGCTGTGATTTTAGAGCTGCCGACAGCTCCAAGGTGTGCAGGGCTTGGTCTGGGAACACCCCCAAGGCAAGGGTCCCGCCGCGCGCTTGGAATTAGAATTAAGAATGCACATTTAGGCGCCCAGGGTCtgcccccttctccctcctccttcccctcccccttcccctcccccatcttcccttctctgcctcctctccctcctctcgcCTGTCTCCTCCCCGCTCCCCGCCCGCCGctccccgccccccgcccgccgctccccgccccccgcccgcCGCTCCCCGCTCCTTGCTCCCCGCTCCTTGCTCCCCGCCAGCCCCGCACTTACTGTACTGTACTCTATTTACCACCCCAGCTGGGCTCGCGCCCCGCCCACCCCGCGGGGATTGGCTGCGAACGCGGAAGAACCAAGCCCACGCCCCGCGCCCGCGCTCACCAATGGAAGCGCCCGCTCGTCTTGATAGACGTGCCACCTTCCGCCAATGGGGACGAAGGGAAGCCCGAGCGTGTGGCCCCGGCGAGTGCGAATAAAAGCCGCCCCGCCGGGCTCGGGCTTCATTCTGAGCCGAGCCCAGTGCCAAGCGCAGCTAGCTCAGCAGGCGGCAGCGGCGGCCTGAGCTTCAGGGCAGCCAGCTCCCTCCCGGTCTCGCCTTCCCTCGCGGTCAGCATGAAAGCCTTCAGTCCCGTGAGGTCCGTTAGGAAAAACAGCCTGTCGGACCACAGCCTGGGCATCTCCCGGAGCAAGACCCCGGTGGACGACCCGATGAGCCTGCTATACAACATGAACGACTGCTACTCCAAGCTCAAGGAGCTGGTGCCTAGCATCCCCCAGAACAAGAAGGTGAGCAAGATGGAAATCCTGCAGCACGTCATCGACTACATCTTGGACCTGCAGATCGCCCTGGACTCGCATCCCACTAttgtcagcctgcatcaccagaGACCCGGGCAGAACCAGGCGTCCAGGACGCCGCTGACCACCCTCAACACGGACATCAGCATCCTGTCCTTGCAG GCTTCTGAATTCCCTTCTGAGTTAATGTCAAATGACAGCAAAGCACTGTGTGGCTGA